The following proteins are encoded in a genomic region of Coffea eugenioides isolate CCC68of chromosome 6, Ceug_1.0, whole genome shotgun sequence:
- the LOC113776024 gene encoding RHOMBOID-like protein 1, which translates to MAGAGEEGGPPQQSDVRISVNSRRVSNTVHPLDGQTPPLSSSTPTSLPAPPPPGYREIKHFKKWFSWLIPVFVVANVVMFVITMYVNNCPKNSVSCVAGFLGRLSFQPFKENPLLGPSSTTLQKLGALDVSKVVHEHQGWRLITCMWLHGGVFHLLANMLSLLVIGIRVEQEFGFVRIGLLYVISGLGGSLFSALFLQSNISVGASGALFGLLGGMLSELITNWSIYANKVVSLVTLVVIVAINLAVGLLPHVDNFAHIGGFLSGFLLGFVFLIRPQFSWVSQRYALQTYSSSSPKHKFKAYQCILWVLSLILLIVGFTLGLVLLLRGVDLNDHCSWCHYMSCVPTSRWSCNTQPVSCMSDQVGGQLTLTCSNNGKTKTYSLQSPSPSQIQGLCSQLCR; encoded by the exons ATGGCAGGAGCAGGAGAAGAAGGGGGTCCGCCACAGCAATCAGATGTCCGAATCAGCGTAAACTCGCGGCGGGTGAGCAACACCGTCCACCCACTCGATGGGCAAACGCCACCCCTCTCCTCCTCCACCCCCACCTCCTTGCCTGCCCCACCACCCCCTGGATACAGAGAAATTAAGCATTTCAAGAAGTGGTTCTCCTGGTTGATACCTGTTTTCGTCGTCGCCAATGTTGTCATGTTTGTGATCACCATGTATGTTAACAACTGCCCCAAAAATTCTGTTTCTTGCGTTGCTGGTTTTCTAGGGAGGCTTTCCTTTCAGCCCTTCAAGGAAAATCCTCTGCTTGGGCCTTCTTCCACCAC GTTACAGAAGTTGGGTGCTTTAGATGTGAGTAAAGTGGTCCATGAACATCAGGGTTGGCGGCTTATTACTTGTATGTGGCTGCACGGCGGAGTGTTTCATTTGCTTGCCAACATGTTGAGTCTTTTAGTGATCGGCATTCGAGTTGAGCAAGAATTTGGCTTTG TGCGTATTGGATTGCTGTACGTCATCTCTGGTCTTGGGGGGAGTTTGTTTTCGGCACTTTTCTTACAGTCAAATATATCTGTTGGTGCTTCTGGTGCTCTGTTTGGATTACTTGGTGGCATGCTTTCTGAATTGATTACCAATTGGAGTATATATGCCAATAAG GTAGTATCTTTAGTGACCCTTGTGGTCATAGTTGCTATTAATCTAGCTGTTGGACTTCTCCCTCATGTGGACAACTTTGCTCATATTGGAGGATTTTTATCTGGTTTTCTTCTGGGGTTTGTGTTTCTGATACGTCCCCAGTTTTCATGGGTCAGCCAGAGATATGCTCTTCAAACGTATTCTTCATCATCCCCCAAACATAAATTTAAGGCATACCAATGCATCCTTTGGGTCCTTTCTCTGATTCTTCTGATTGTTGG GTTCACCCTCGGCCTGGTTCTGCTGCTTCGAGGGGTAGATTTAAATGACCATTGTTCCTGGTGTCACTATATGAGCTGTGTTCCTACTTCAAGGTGGAGTTGCAACACACAGCCTGTGTCATGTATG TCTGATCAAGTGGGGGGCCAGCTGACCTTGACATGCTCAAACAATGGTAAAACGAAGACATATTCCTTGCAAAGTCCCAGTCCATCTCAGATCCAGGGCCTCTGTAGCCAGCTCTGCAGGTGA